From one Pseudactinotalea sp. HY158 genomic stretch:
- a CDS encoding carboxylesterase/lipase family protein — MSTEFVEVTAPAGRVRGRWRGAEEGSAAFLGIPFAEPPVAELRFAAPRPKEPWRGVLGALEYGATPQRGATGPTTIPEPSIAGDSTLNVNVFTPSPERPGSACGLPVLVWFHGGSFTAGSPAGPWYDGAAFNRDGVVTVTVSYRLGHDGFGWIDGAPANRGVRDWLLALEWVQENIAAFGGDPARVTIAGQSAGGGAVLTLLGMPAAAHLFHGVYALSGALADVPAGRAERLGRAIAARAGVEPTAAALRSVPEERLLPIQRELTTLSRPWQVAEVTTHGLPIGPMVDGDLLPAPTLDSIRAGVGADKPLVLGTTDDEFLGAVAPLARRLRWAPTRLVLRVMGLERARLGDYLAANRALARAGTARIAGRFLTDAVFRAPALRFAAARAEAPEAATWLYRFAWPSRAAGHAQHCLDVPFFFDCLDRDDVPPVTGPEPPQALADAVHGAAVRLMRTGEPGWERYRAPSMISRVFDETTRDLAGAYAAVAPLVRP; from the coding sequence ATGTCCACGGAATTCGTCGAGGTGACCGCGCCCGCCGGCCGCGTGCGGGGCCGGTGGCGCGGGGCCGAGGAGGGGTCCGCGGCCTTCCTGGGTATTCCGTTCGCGGAGCCGCCGGTGGCCGAGCTGCGGTTCGCCGCGCCCCGGCCCAAGGAGCCCTGGCGGGGCGTGCTCGGCGCCCTCGAGTACGGGGCCACGCCCCAACGGGGAGCGACGGGCCCCACGACGATCCCCGAGCCGAGCATCGCCGGGGACTCGACCCTCAACGTCAACGTGTTCACGCCCTCACCCGAGCGCCCGGGCAGCGCCTGCGGACTGCCGGTGCTCGTCTGGTTCCACGGCGGCTCGTTCACCGCGGGATCGCCGGCCGGACCCTGGTACGACGGGGCCGCGTTCAACCGCGACGGCGTCGTGACCGTGACCGTCTCCTATCGGCTCGGGCACGACGGATTCGGCTGGATCGACGGCGCGCCGGCGAACCGGGGCGTGCGGGACTGGCTGCTCGCACTCGAATGGGTGCAGGAGAACATCGCGGCCTTCGGCGGCGACCCCGCGCGGGTGACCATCGCCGGCCAGTCCGCCGGCGGCGGGGCCGTGCTCACGCTGCTCGGCATGCCCGCGGCCGCCCACCTCTTCCACGGCGTCTACGCGCTCTCCGGGGCGCTGGCGGACGTCCCGGCCGGCCGGGCAGAGCGCCTCGGGCGGGCCATCGCCGCCCGGGCCGGGGTCGAGCCGACCGCGGCCGCCCTGCGGTCCGTGCCCGAGGAGCGTCTCCTGCCGATTCAACGGGAGCTGACCACCCTCTCCCGGCCGTGGCAGGTCGCCGAGGTCACCACGCACGGGTTGCCGATCGGGCCGATGGTCGACGGCGACCTCCTGCCCGCCCCGACCCTCGACTCGATCCGCGCCGGCGTCGGCGCCGACAAGCCGCTCGTGCTCGGCACCACCGACGACGAGTTCCTCGGCGCCGTCGCCCCGCTGGCCCGCCGGCTCAGGTGGGCACCGACCCGGCTCGTGCTGCGGGTCATGGGCCTCGAGCGCGCCCGCCTCGGGGACTATCTCGCGGCCAACCGAGCGCTCGCCCGCGCGGGCACGGCCCGCATCGCCGGTCGATTCCTCACCGACGCCGTGTTCCGGGCCCCGGCGCTGCGGTTCGCCGCCGCCCGGGCCGAGGCGCCGGAGGCGGCGACCTGGCTGTACCGGTTCGCGTGGCCCTCCCGCGCGGCCGGCCACGCCCAGCACTGCCTCGACGTGCCCTTCTTCTTCGACTGCCTCGACCGCGACGACGTGCCCCCCGTCACCGGGCCCGAGCCGCCGCAGGCGCTCGCCGATGCGGTGCACGGCGCCGCGGTCCGCTTGATGCGGACGGGTGAGCCGGGATGGGAACGCTACCGGGCGCCGTCCATGATCTCCCGGGTGTTCGACGAGACCACCCGGGACCTGGCGGGCGCCTACGCGGCGGTGGCGCCGCTCGTGCGCCCCTGA
- a CDS encoding acyl-CoA desaturase, whose product MSISTAAVRPGERQRNFVRDFTELRKKVTAQGLMRRRYTFYWSAFGGLLLAYGAIATAFVLLGDSWWQLLVAGALAVTLTQTAFLGHDAAHMQIFRSGRKNEWASLLLANVLVGLSYGWWQVKHSKHHAQPNKVGADPDIDMDVIAFVPGQTDGASPLQRFWYKRQGYLFFPLVCLEGINLHYQSIRGLFRKDQAGRAERRWLEFALLVLRIGGLVAAVFLVLSPGLAFAFLGVQLAVFGFYMGCSFAPNHKGMPIVPKDMSIDFLRRQVLMSRNIRGGWFMAALYGGLNYQIEHHLFPSMPRIAMREVAPIVKAYCLEKGVKYTETSMGESYRILVEYLNKVGLGERDPFDCPLASQLRLSA is encoded by the coding sequence ATGTCTATTTCCACGGCCGCCGTCCGACCGGGCGAGCGCCAGCGTAATTTCGTGCGGGACTTCACCGAACTGCGCAAGAAGGTGACCGCGCAGGGTCTCATGCGGCGGCGCTACACGTTCTACTGGTCCGCATTCGGGGGCCTGCTCCTGGCCTATGGCGCGATCGCGACGGCGTTCGTGCTGCTCGGTGACAGCTGGTGGCAGCTCCTCGTCGCGGGCGCGCTGGCCGTCACGCTCACGCAGACGGCCTTCCTCGGCCACGATGCCGCCCACATGCAGATCTTCCGCTCGGGCCGCAAGAACGAATGGGCGAGCCTGCTGCTGGCGAACGTGCTCGTCGGGCTGAGCTACGGCTGGTGGCAGGTCAAGCACTCCAAGCACCACGCCCAGCCGAATAAGGTCGGGGCCGACCCGGACATCGACATGGACGTCATCGCGTTCGTGCCCGGGCAGACCGACGGCGCGTCGCCCCTGCAGCGGTTCTGGTACAAGCGGCAGGGCTACCTGTTCTTCCCGCTCGTGTGCCTCGAGGGAATCAACCTGCACTACCAGAGCATCCGCGGCCTCTTCCGCAAGGATCAGGCGGGCCGGGCGGAGCGTCGCTGGCTCGAGTTCGCGCTGCTGGTGCTGCGGATCGGCGGCCTCGTCGCCGCGGTGTTCCTGGTGCTCTCCCCGGGACTCGCCTTCGCGTTCCTCGGCGTGCAGCTGGCCGTCTTCGGGTTCTACATGGGCTGCTCGTTCGCCCCGAACCACAAGGGGATGCCGATCGTTCCCAAGGACATGTCGATCGACTTCCTGCGCCGGCAGGTGCTCATGTCGCGCAACATCCGCGGCGGCTGGTTCATGGCCGCGCTCTACGGCGGGCTCAACTACCAGATCGAGCACCACCTCTTCCCGAGCATGCCCCGGATCGCCATGCGCGAGGTCGCCCCGATCGTCAAGGCGTACTGCCTGGAGAAGGGCGTCAAGTACACCGAGACCTCGATGGGGGAGTCCTACCGGATCCTCGTGGAGTACCTGAACAAGGTCGGCCTCGGCGAGCGCGACCCGTTCGACTGCCCCCTGGCCAGCCAGCTGCGCCTGAGCGCCTAG